A region of Dermabacter vaginalis DNA encodes the following proteins:
- a CDS encoding DUF6318 family protein has translation MSKTTQRIVVLIFALALIIPAGLVGMGQFTQNKQGEQQVADSAQDTRKKVDPASQPKPTNTTEPSRADFPGIDEETETGAQASARYLFAVYAYMIGTGDTSAWRELMDPSCEECMRFADNAEQLHTAGGWIVGGDITLSDEKVTLTKGSGASDGASTTAKVDATFHEAPAQLIDDPTREPATRGASQGKFSVGLRFVDGHWRVTSMAVG, from the coding sequence GTGAGTAAAACGACCCAGCGCATCGTCGTCCTGATCTTCGCTCTTGCCCTCATCATTCCCGCGGGGCTCGTGGGGATGGGCCAGTTCACGCAGAACAAACAGGGCGAACAGCAGGTGGCTGACTCCGCGCAAGATACCCGCAAGAAGGTCGATCCGGCGAGCCAGCCGAAGCCGACAAACACCACGGAACCATCGCGCGCGGACTTCCCGGGTATCGATGAGGAAACCGAAACGGGAGCGCAGGCGAGCGCCCGGTACCTTTTCGCGGTCTACGCCTACATGATCGGCACTGGTGACACGAGCGCGTGGCGCGAGCTCATGGACCCGTCGTGCGAGGAATGCATGCGCTTCGCCGACAACGCCGAGCAGCTTCACACCGCGGGAGGCTGGATCGTGGGCGGCGACATCACCCTTAGTGACGAGAAGGTGACGCTCACGAAGGGCAGCGGCGCGAGTGATGGCGCCTCGACGACCGCGAAGGTCGACGCGACATTCCACGAGGCACCCGCGCAGCTCATCGACGACCCCACACGCGAACCCGCAACGCGCGGGGCTTCACAGGGGAAGTTTTCCGTAGGCCTCCGTTTCGTTGATGGCCACTGGCGCGTGACATCGATGGCGGTCGGTTAA
- a CDS encoding aldo/keto reductase, with protein sequence MNESTPTSRATMDEASYAHFRRLGTSGLMLPPISLGFWHNFGRERFEGGFEHEVRERPKADFSRQREIVHYAFDHGITHFDLANNYGPPAGSAEETFGEIFRKDLAGHRDEILVTTKAGFRMWPGPYGDGGSRKYLLASLDQSLTRLGLDYVDIFYHHRQDDSTPLEESMGALAHAVKSGKALYAGISNYSPEKTREAATMLRTMGVPLVVNQASYSMLSRTPEESASGHAEDSLLGVCERLGIGVVAFSPLSQGLLTNRYLTGIPEKSRAAQNVFLGEDVAKDPRYLEKVRALSRVADDRGQSLAQMALAWVLRKRVVTSAIVGASSVQQLRANIAAARTIVRAGESVPATHFSDEEISRIEAILADPVLED encoded by the coding sequence ATGAACGAGAGCACCCCCACAAGCCGCGCCACCATGGATGAGGCGAGCTACGCACACTTCCGCCGCCTTGGAACCTCGGGGCTCATGCTCCCGCCAATTTCCCTCGGTTTCTGGCACAACTTCGGGCGAGAACGCTTCGAAGGCGGCTTCGAACACGAGGTTCGCGAACGCCCCAAAGCAGACTTCTCGCGCCAACGGGAGATCGTGCACTACGCCTTCGATCACGGCATCACCCACTTCGACCTCGCCAACAACTACGGTCCGCCCGCCGGCAGCGCCGAAGAGACCTTCGGGGAAATCTTCCGCAAGGACCTTGCTGGACACCGCGATGAAATCCTCGTGACCACGAAGGCGGGCTTTCGCATGTGGCCCGGGCCATACGGCGACGGCGGCAGCAGGAAATACTTGCTCGCCTCGCTCGACCAGTCACTCACGCGCCTCGGCCTCGACTACGTCGACATCTTCTACCACCATCGCCAAGACGACTCGACCCCGCTCGAGGAGTCGATGGGGGCACTCGCGCACGCCGTCAAGAGCGGCAAGGCGCTCTACGCAGGCATCTCGAACTACTCCCCCGAGAAGACCCGCGAGGCCGCAACGATGCTGCGCACCATGGGTGTGCCGCTCGTCGTGAATCAGGCGAGCTACTCGATGCTCTCCCGTACGCCCGAAGAGAGTGCGAGCGGGCACGCGGAAGATTCGCTCCTTGGGGTATGCGAGCGGCTCGGCATCGGGGTCGTCGCGTTCTCTCCGCTCTCGCAAGGGCTTCTCACGAACCGCTACCTCACGGGCATTCCCGAGAAGTCACGCGCCGCGCAGAACGTGTTCCTCGGGGAGGACGTCGCGAAGGACCCCCGCTACCTCGAGAAGGTTCGCGCACTCAGCCGCGTCGCCGACGACCGCGGACAAAGCCTCGCGCAAATGGCCCTCGCATGGGTGCTGCGCAAGCGCGTCGTGACATCCGCGATCGTGGGAGCCTCAAGCGTGCAGCAGCTGCGCGCGAACATCGCTGCTGCACGAACCATCGTGCGCGCGGGCGAGAGCGTTCCAGCCACACACTTCAGCGACGAGGAGATCTCGCGGATCGAGGCGATCCTCGCCGATCCCGTCCTTGAGGACTAA
- a CDS encoding ABC transporter substrate-binding protein, whose amino-acid sequence MMHVSECRSDARQAAVGTPRRAFLRAIPAALAAGALAPSLGACTRASETLAAEASLIPEVDFSGIEYQDDIAALLPEEIRARGELVNGAELSYAPGEFLNNGKAVGYDIDLLTALGIVFGLKTRTESAVFSQIIPAVGSKYDVGISGFTINDERLETVTMVSYFEAGISYAVKKGNPYGIDPHDLCGKRPAVQVGSYQEEIALAADEQCRAEGRRSVDVLAYANNSDVVTNVAGGKADVLIADSPVTSYAIARSRGSLEQVGDVEESALNGIVVKKGEDQLAEALCAAVQHLIDTGALRTIMSAWGNDAGLIEKAEVKKA is encoded by the coding sequence ATGATGCACGTTAGTGAATGTCGGTCCGACGCTCGCCAGGCAGCCGTCGGAACCCCCAGGCGCGCGTTCCTCCGCGCGATCCCCGCCGCCCTCGCGGCAGGCGCTCTCGCCCCCAGCCTTGGGGCGTGCACTCGCGCCTCCGAAACCCTCGCAGCCGAGGCGAGTCTCATCCCCGAGGTCGATTTCAGCGGGATCGAGTACCAGGACGACATTGCCGCACTCCTGCCCGAAGAAATCCGCGCGCGAGGCGAACTCGTGAATGGGGCCGAGCTGAGCTACGCGCCCGGCGAGTTCCTCAACAACGGTAAAGCGGTGGGCTACGACATCGATCTCCTCACCGCTCTCGGTATCGTGTTCGGGCTCAAAACTCGCACCGAATCCGCCGTGTTCTCCCAAATCATCCCTGCCGTGGGCAGTAAATACGACGTGGGAATCTCAGGCTTCACGATCAACGACGAGCGACTAGAAACCGTGACCATGGTGAGTTACTTCGAGGCCGGTATCTCTTACGCGGTCAAGAAAGGCAACCCCTATGGGATCGACCCGCACGACCTGTGCGGCAAACGCCCCGCGGTGCAGGTTGGCTCCTACCAGGAAGAGATCGCCCTCGCCGCCGATGAACAGTGCCGCGCCGAAGGAAGGCGCTCCGTGGACGTCCTCGCCTACGCCAACAACTCCGATGTCGTCACGAACGTTGCAGGTGGTAAGGCTGATGTGCTCATTGCCGATTCGCCCGTCACGAGCTACGCGATCGCGCGTTCGCGCGGCAGCCTCGAACAGGTCGGCGACGTCGAGGAATCGGCACTCAACGGGATCGTGGTCAAGAAAGGCGAGGACCAACTCGCCGAAGCGCTGTGTGCCGCTGTGCAGCATCTCATCGACACCGGCGCCCTGCGCACGATCATGAGCGCGTGGGGCAACGACGCAGGGCTGATCGAGAAAGCAGAGGTCAAGAAGGCATGA
- a CDS encoding protein tyrosine phosphatase, protein MSKYRVLTVCTANICRSPAAAVMLKTGLEQAGLEELVEVESAGTTYESEGFPMDDRIVLALERAGYSPEAHAARTVLVHQLGEWDLVLTMSTKHLAEMSRKLEAIPEGVEPPTLHMWGEFDPAKPAVAEPEDLEVPDPFYEGQKFFDRTVLKMERAVPSILLFIKSRLRDRGDIA, encoded by the coding sequence GTGAGCAAATATCGAGTATTGACCGTGTGCACGGCGAACATCTGCCGTTCGCCTGCCGCCGCCGTCATGCTCAAAACCGGCCTCGAACAGGCGGGGCTCGAGGAACTCGTCGAGGTCGAGAGTGCGGGAACCACGTACGAGTCGGAGGGCTTCCCCATGGACGACCGCATCGTCCTCGCCCTCGAGCGTGCCGGGTACAGCCCCGAGGCGCACGCGGCACGCACCGTTCTTGTCCACCAGCTCGGCGAATGGGACCTCGTTCTCACGATGAGCACCAAGCACCTCGCGGAAATGAGCCGCAAACTTGAGGCGATTCCCGAAGGCGTGGAACCGCCCACGCTTCACATGTGGGGAGAGTTCGATCCCGCGAAGCCAGCCGTTGCCGAACCCGAAGACCTCGAGGTTCCCGACCCGTTCTACGAGGGGCAGAAATTTTTTGATCGCACCGTGCTCAAGATGGAGCGCGCGGTTCCGTCGATCTTGCTGTTCATCAAGTCGCGCCTTCGCGACCGCGGCGACATCGCCTAG
- a CDS encoding App1 family protein translates to MGSHSFSRPDRPHWSARLEDKKNTATARLLRALGFEARIQPYTAYGSRTRLRVLGRVLFAGAGTKPDHFDQPVYDMRSLARRGFRNFTSQIDPHVRVEVTVSTSEGPRVFETYADRSGIVDDVIAVELEPGLHSITLSTDGSNTVTANAHVFDDEAQEIAVVSDIDDTVLITLLPRPLIAGWNAFVISQASRRIVPGMAVFYQQLRRHYGENTPFIYLSTGAWNVAPVLERFLFKNGYPAGPLLLTDWGPTNTGFFRSGTRHKLTTLASLREMFPNTRWLLVGDDGQHDPSIYGNVVDQHPESVAAVAIRELTDDEQDLAHGAERPLASIGALGRALVGAVPKVWRSTVGRKESDDRPATVGPSLHGETRTPADPAHERAHESVHEHHGVPWMSAPDGFGLIRAARAIGILGSRKIQGVKKRG, encoded by the coding sequence TTGGGCTCACATTCGTTTTCGCGCCCCGACCGACCCCATTGGTCGGCCCGCCTCGAGGATAAGAAAAACACGGCGACTGCCCGGCTCCTTCGAGCTCTCGGCTTCGAGGCCCGAATCCAGCCGTACACGGCGTACGGTTCGCGTACACGACTGCGTGTGCTCGGGCGGGTTCTTTTCGCGGGTGCCGGGACGAAGCCCGATCACTTCGATCAGCCCGTGTACGATATGCGTTCTCTCGCACGGCGCGGATTTCGTAATTTCACGTCGCAAATCGACCCGCACGTACGGGTCGAGGTCACGGTGAGCACCTCCGAGGGGCCGCGGGTTTTTGAGACGTACGCGGATCGCTCGGGCATTGTCGACGACGTCATTGCCGTCGAACTCGAACCTGGACTTCACAGCATCACCCTCAGTACCGATGGCAGCAACACCGTCACGGCGAACGCCCACGTGTTTGACGATGAAGCGCAGGAAATCGCGGTCGTGAGCGACATCGACGATACGGTGCTCATCACGCTTTTGCCCCGGCCTCTCATCGCCGGTTGGAACGCCTTCGTGATCTCGCAGGCCTCGCGCCGCATCGTTCCCGGCATGGCCGTGTTCTACCAGCAGCTTCGCCGCCACTACGGCGAGAATACGCCGTTCATTTACCTTTCAACGGGCGCGTGGAATGTGGCCCCGGTGCTCGAACGCTTCCTGTTCAAGAACGGCTACCCCGCGGGGCCGCTTCTCCTCACCGACTGGGGCCCCACGAACACGGGTTTCTTCCGCTCCGGCACGCGCCACAAACTCACCACTCTCGCCTCGCTGCGCGAGATGTTCCCGAACACGCGCTGGCTCCTCGTGGGTGACGACGGCCAACACGATCCCTCGATCTACGGCAATGTTGTTGATCAACACCCGGAGTCGGTCGCAGCGGTCGCGATTCGCGAACTCACCGACGATGAGCAGGACCTTGCCCACGGCGCCGAACGCCCCCTCGCGTCGATCGGCGCCCTCGGGCGCGCTCTCGTGGGGGCCGTGCCAAAGGTGTGGCGCAGCACGGTAGGGAGAAAAGAGTCCGACGATCGCCCGGCAACCGTCGGACCTTCCTTACACGGCGAAACCCGCACTCCAGCGGATCCTGCACACGAGCGCGCTCACGAGAGTGTGCACGAGCACCACGGCGTGCCGTGGATGAGTGCGCCCGATGGCTTCGGATTGATCAGGGCGGCGCGCGCGATCGGAATCCTCGGCAGCCGCAAAATTCAGGGTGTAAAAAAGAGAGGGTAG
- a CDS encoding amino acid ABC transporter permease, producing MNTSIDTPIPNRIRAKRAPRPGTWIAAVIVALLSVWLIAFAAGNEVFEWNVVGTYLFDVKVIKGVGWTLLLTLVSMVIGTVIALTAAIMRLSSNPVLRGVSWAYIFVFRGVPVYTQLVFWGLITVIVPKIVIGVPFGPELVSLSTREYFTAFWAATVALGLNEGAYLAEIMRAGLTSVERGQSEAAKSLGMKNSLILRRIVIPQAMRVIIPPLGNETIGMLKTTSLVLAVPFTLDLTYASNSIANLLFKPVPMLIVAALWYLAVTSVLMVGQYYIERYFGRGFDDRPAARPGSRASRQASVNALGTTPKDPLPEVEL from the coding sequence ATGAATACGAGTATCGACACCCCGATCCCGAACCGGATTCGCGCCAAACGAGCGCCGAGGCCGGGCACGTGGATCGCCGCGGTCATCGTTGCACTGCTCAGCGTGTGGCTCATCGCCTTCGCCGCGGGCAACGAGGTCTTCGAATGGAACGTCGTAGGAACCTACCTGTTCGACGTCAAGGTCATCAAAGGCGTTGGTTGGACCCTGCTTCTCACGCTCGTGTCGATGGTGATTGGCACGGTGATCGCCCTGACTGCCGCGATCATGCGGCTCAGCTCCAACCCCGTTCTGCGGGGTGTCTCATGGGCCTACATCTTCGTGTTCCGCGGTGTCCCCGTCTACACGCAGCTCGTGTTCTGGGGTCTCATCACCGTGATCGTTCCGAAGATCGTGATCGGCGTGCCCTTCGGCCCCGAGCTCGTGAGCCTTTCCACCCGTGAGTACTTCACGGCATTCTGGGCGGCAACCGTAGCGCTCGGCCTCAACGAAGGTGCCTACCTTGCGGAGATCATGCGTGCGGGGCTGACGAGCGTGGAGCGCGGCCAGAGCGAAGCCGCAAAATCTCTCGGCATGAAGAACTCGCTCATTCTGCGCAGGATCGTGATCCCTCAGGCTATGCGCGTCATCATCCCGCCGCTCGGCAACGAAACGATCGGCATGCTCAAGACGACCTCGCTCGTGCTCGCCGTGCCGTTCACGCTCGATCTCACCTATGCCTCGAATTCGATCGCGAACCTCCTATTCAAGCCCGTACCGATGCTCATCGTCGCGGCACTGTGGTACCTCGCCGTGACGAGCGTGCTCATGGTGGGGCAGTACTACATTGAGCGATACTTCGGTCGCGGCTTCGATGACCGCCCCGCCGCGCGTCCCGGATCGCGCGCCTCGCGACAGGCATCCGTCAACGCCTTGGGCACGACCCCGAAGGATCCGCTTCCGGAGGTGGAGCTGTGA
- a CDS encoding ABC transporter ATP-binding protein: MSEEKKHSERGVRPGQKAQNFGPSFTRLMGFLMAERTLLFSALGIGIISVILSVIGPKILGRATDIIFNGVISKRMPAGVTKDQVVAGMRASGQEQLADMVSGMDLNPGHGIDFGALNTVLLTVTVLYVVAAFFAWLQTRMLLRVVYRSIYRLRRDVEEKLHRVPLRYFDSRRRGDLLSRVTNDVDNLQNTLNNTLGGIISDALTVIGTIIMMLVISPILTLVALIVIPLALVITAVIGKRAQKLFGEQWDATGEVNSEVEEAFSGHEIVTVFGREKDARANFEKKNAEMYRASFGAQFVSSLIMPFMMFAGNISYAAVALVGGLKVVSGQLTLGDVQAFIQYSRQFTQPVSHLASMVTQLQSGVASAERIFEFLDAEEQVPESSRQGSDACRTKAEATSPGRGEVRFDHVRFSYSPEKPLISDLSLVACPGMTVAIVGPTGAGKTTLVNLIMRFYEIDGGAITIDGVDTREMTREELRSRTGMVLQDTWLFRGTIRENIRYGRLGATDEEVLEAAKATHVHDFVQHLPEGYDTIIDDEGSSVSAGEKQLLTIARAFLARPELLILDEATSSVDTRTEVLVQKAMNTLREGRTSFVIAHRLSTIRDADLILVMEHGDIVEQGTHDELLEAGGAYARLYRSQFEGASSEIADSPEQEPVAPAQDSPMF, translated from the coding sequence ATGAGCGAGGAAAAGAAGCATAGCGAGCGAGGCGTGCGTCCCGGGCAGAAAGCCCAAAACTTCGGGCCGTCCTTCACACGGCTCATGGGCTTCCTCATGGCTGAGCGCACCCTGCTTTTCAGCGCCCTCGGAATCGGGATTATTTCGGTCATTCTGAGCGTGATCGGACCGAAGATTCTCGGTCGGGCGACCGACATTATCTTCAACGGCGTCATCTCGAAACGCATGCCCGCGGGCGTCACGAAGGACCAGGTGGTCGCCGGAATGCGCGCGAGTGGCCAAGAGCAGCTTGCGGACATGGTCTCGGGCATGGATCTGAATCCCGGTCACGGGATCGACTTCGGTGCCCTCAACACGGTTCTGCTCACCGTCACGGTGCTGTATGTGGTCGCGGCATTTTTCGCGTGGCTGCAAACCCGGATGCTCTTGCGCGTGGTGTACCGCAGCATCTACCGGCTCCGCCGTGATGTCGAGGAGAAACTCCATCGCGTGCCGCTGAGGTACTTCGATTCTCGGCGGCGCGGCGACCTCTTGTCGCGCGTGACAAACGACGTGGATAACCTGCAAAATACCCTCAACAACACGCTCGGCGGCATTATCAGCGATGCCCTGACCGTTATCGGCACGATCATCATGATGCTCGTGATTTCGCCGATTCTCACTCTCGTCGCATTGATCGTGATCCCGCTTGCGCTCGTGATTACCGCGGTGATCGGCAAGCGCGCCCAGAAGCTCTTCGGAGAGCAGTGGGATGCCACGGGTGAAGTGAACTCTGAGGTCGAGGAGGCATTCTCCGGACACGAGATCGTGACGGTTTTCGGGCGTGAGAAGGATGCGCGCGCGAATTTCGAGAAGAAGAATGCCGAGATGTATCGCGCGAGCTTCGGTGCGCAATTTGTCAGCTCGCTCATCATGCCGTTCATGATGTTTGCGGGGAATATTTCCTATGCGGCGGTGGCCCTCGTGGGCGGCCTCAAGGTCGTCTCGGGGCAGCTCACGCTCGGTGATGTGCAGGCCTTTATTCAGTATTCGCGCCAGTTTACGCAGCCTGTTTCGCACCTGGCCTCGATGGTCACGCAGCTTCAGTCGGGCGTGGCGTCGGCGGAGCGCATTTTCGAGTTTTTGGATGCCGAAGAGCAGGTCCCGGAGAGCTCGAGGCAGGGGTCCGACGCTTGCCGCACCAAAGCCGAGGCCACATCGCCCGGTCGTGGCGAGGTGCGGTTCGACCACGTGCGCTTTTCCTACTCGCCCGAAAAGCCTCTCATTTCGGATTTGTCGCTCGTGGCGTGCCCCGGGATGACGGTTGCGATCGTGGGCCCCACGGGGGCGGGTAAAACGACGCTCGTCAACCTCATCATGAGGTTCTATGAGATCGACGGCGGTGCGATCACGATCGACGGCGTGGATACGCGCGAGATGACGCGCGAGGAACTCCGCAGCCGCACCGGAATGGTGCTGCAGGATACGTGGCTGTTCAGGGGTACCATCCGGGAGAACATCCGCTACGGCCGCCTCGGCGCGACCGACGAGGAGGTGCTCGAGGCCGCGAAGGCAACCCACGTGCATGACTTCGTGCAGCACCTCCCCGAGGGGTACGACACGATCATCGACGACGAAGGCTCGAGCGTATCGGCGGGCGAAAAGCAGCTGCTCACGATCGCGCGTGCCTTCCTCGCGCGGCCCGAACTGCTTATTCTCGACGAGGCGACTTCGAGTGTGGATACGCGCACCGAGGTGCTCGTGCAGAAGGCGATGAATACCCTGCGCGAGGGGCGCACGTCATTTGTGATTGCCCACAGGCTTTCGACGATTCGCGATGCCGATCTGATTCTCGTGATGGAACACGGTGACATCGTCGAGCAGGGCACCCACGACGAGCTTCTCGAGGCGGGCGGCGCCTACGCGCGGCTGTATCGCTCGCAGTTCGAGGGCGCAAGTAGCGAGATTGCGGACTCTCCCGAGCAGGAGCCGGTCGCTCCCGCCCAGGATTCGCCAATGTTTTAG
- a CDS encoding ABC transporter ATP-binding protein: MTLLRLLWNYVKPSWFSLVLVVVFQVAAQLAALYLPTLNADMIDDGIAKGDIDAIWRLAGWMLFVSLANIAALVAANYFSGRVAMRLSRDLRSDVFSQVQSYSAKEISHFTPASLITRNTNDVQQLQNLSFFGLMFLVSAPITGIGGVVLALKQEAQLAWLIAVMVPLMLVAIALVIWKASPLFREMQERIDDLNLVLREQITGIRVVRAFVREPFERDRFDTSNRRLTSINRSIGHLIAFLNPIVMFLLSFSSVLVLLVAAGPIDRGEMQVGSITAFIAYLIQILIAVMMATFMTMMVPRAMVSAERITEVLDTHSSVVLPSPEVAVQPGDPRVSERAELEFDDVTFAYPGAERPVLEGISFKAHAGHTVAIIGGTGSGKTTLLGLISRQFDVTEGAVKVNGVDVREAAPEMLHGTLGYVPQRPYLFSGTVASNVKFGRPEASETEVWHALTIAQARDFVAEMPDGLESPIAQGGTNVSGGQRQRLSIARALLAKPDIYLFDDSFSALDLQTDARLRAALAPETRDALVVIVAQRISTITSADLILVLDHGRVVGRGTHEELLQSNETYQEIVASQGTAEEYEEGAAR; the protein is encoded by the coding sequence GTGACCCTCCTGAGACTCCTGTGGAATTACGTGAAACCATCGTGGTTCTCGCTCGTGCTCGTCGTGGTGTTCCAAGTCGCGGCGCAGCTCGCCGCGCTTTACCTCCCCACGCTTAATGCCGACATGATTGACGACGGCATCGCCAAGGGGGATATCGACGCGATTTGGCGCCTTGCCGGTTGGATGCTCTTCGTGAGCCTCGCGAATATCGCCGCCCTCGTGGCTGCGAATTATTTTTCGGGACGCGTTGCCATGAGGCTTTCGAGGGACCTTCGCTCGGACGTTTTCTCGCAAGTCCAGTCGTACAGCGCGAAAGAGATCAGCCACTTCACGCCCGCCTCGCTTATCACGCGCAACACGAACGATGTGCAGCAGCTTCAGAACCTGTCGTTCTTTGGGCTCATGTTTCTTGTGTCAGCGCCAATTACGGGCATCGGAGGTGTGGTGCTTGCGCTCAAGCAAGAGGCGCAGCTCGCATGGCTCATCGCGGTCATGGTGCCGCTCATGCTCGTGGCGATCGCGCTCGTCATATGGAAGGCGTCCCCGCTTTTTCGCGAGATGCAGGAGCGGATCGATGATCTGAACCTCGTGCTTCGAGAACAAATCACGGGCATTCGCGTGGTCAGGGCTTTCGTGCGCGAGCCCTTTGAGCGGGATCGTTTTGATACGTCAAATAGGCGTCTCACGAGCATTAACCGCAGCATTGGGCACCTCATTGCTTTTCTCAATCCGATCGTGATGTTCCTTCTTTCGTTCAGTTCCGTGCTCGTGCTGCTGGTGGCCGCGGGGCCGATTGACCGTGGCGAGATGCAAGTGGGGTCGATTACGGCATTTATCGCCTACCTCATCCAGATCCTCATCGCGGTCATGATGGCGACGTTCATGACGATGATGGTTCCGCGTGCGATGGTTTCCGCCGAGCGCATTACGGAGGTGCTCGATACGCACAGTTCGGTGGTGCTTCCTTCTCCTGAGGTCGCCGTCCAGCCGGGGGATCCGCGTGTCAGTGAGCGCGCCGAGCTCGAATTCGACGACGTCACGTTCGCGTATCCAGGAGCGGAACGCCCCGTTCTCGAAGGCATTTCATTTAAGGCCCACGCGGGCCACACAGTCGCGATCATTGGCGGCACGGGTTCCGGCAAAACTACGCTCCTTGGGCTTATCTCGCGCCAGTTCGACGTCACGGAGGGCGCGGTCAAGGTCAACGGTGTGGACGTACGCGAGGCGGCCCCGGAGATGCTTCACGGCACCCTCGGTTACGTGCCGCAGCGGCCCTATCTGTTTAGCGGCACGGTTGCCTCGAACGTGAAGTTCGGAAGGCCCGAGGCGAGTGAAACGGAGGTGTGGCATGCCCTCACGATTGCGCAGGCGCGCGATTTTGTTGCCGAGATGCCCGACGGGCTCGAGTCGCCTATCGCTCAGGGCGGCACGAACGTGTCGGGTGGTCAGCGCCAGCGCCTCTCGATCGCGCGGGCGCTTTTGGCGAAGCCCGACATCTACCTTTTCGACGACTCCTTTAGCGCGCTCGACCTGCAGACCGATGCGCGGTTGCGCGCGGCTCTTGCTCCCGAAACTCGTGACGCGCTCGTGGTGATCGTCGCGCAGCGAATCTCGACCATCACGAGCGCCGATCTGATCCTCGTGCTCGATCACGGCCGAGTCGTCGGGCGCGGCACCCACGAGGAGCTCTTGCAGTCGAATGAGACGTATCAGGAGATCGTGGCTTCGCAAGGCACGGCGGAAGAATATGAGGAAGGAGCGGCGCGATGA
- a CDS encoding amino acid ABC transporter ATP-binding protein codes for MVAAPKVRLENIHKAFGNLHVLRGVDLEVGEGEVCVLIGPSGSGKSTLLRCINQLEEPTGGKILIDGELQGYSPKPLADGRWQKLSEKEIAAQRSRISMVFQRFNLFPHMTALENVCEAPIHVRGVPKVEARSNALELLKRVGLGDRADHYPSELSGGQQQRVAIARALAMEPEIMLFDEPTSALDPELVAEVLQVLKDLAVEGQTMVVVTHEIAFAREVADHVVFMDGGQAVEAGPPSEILDHPRSERLKAFLASVL; via the coding sequence ATGGTGGCGGCGCCCAAGGTGCGGCTTGAGAACATCCACAAGGCCTTCGGGAACCTGCACGTTCTGCGTGGAGTCGACCTCGAGGTCGGCGAAGGCGAAGTGTGCGTGCTCATCGGCCCCTCCGGCTCGGGTAAATCCACGCTCCTTCGCTGCATCAACCAGCTCGAGGAGCCCACGGGCGGGAAGATCCTCATCGACGGCGAATTGCAGGGATACAGCCCGAAGCCGCTCGCCGACGGTCGCTGGCAGAAACTCTCCGAGAAAGAGATCGCGGCGCAGCGCTCGCGCATCTCGATGGTGTTCCAGCGCTTCAACCTATTCCCGCACATGACCGCCCTTGAGAACGTGTGCGAGGCACCGATCCACGTGCGTGGTGTGCCCAAGGTCGAGGCCCGCTCAAACGCGCTTGAGCTCCTCAAGCGCGTGGGACTCGGTGATCGCGCGGATCACTACCCGAGCGAGCTTTCGGGCGGGCAGCAGCAGCGCGTTGCGATCGCGCGGGCGCTCGCAATGGAGCCCGAGATCATGCTGTTCGACGAGCCCACCTCAGCGCTCGATCCGGAACTCGTCGCTGAAGTGCTCCAGGTTCTCAAGGACCTCGCTGTCGAAGGCCAAACCATGGTGGTGGTGACGCACGAGATCGCCTTCGCGCGCGAGGTCGCCGACCACGTCGTGTTCATGGATGGAGGTCAGGCGGTCGAGGCTGGGCCGCCGAGTGAGATCCTCGATCACCCGCGTTCGGAGCGGCTCAAGGCCTTCCTCGCGAGTGTGCTCTAG